ACTTCGCGTCATCGTCACGGGCGGCACCGCGGGCATCGGACTGGGCATCGCCAGAGCCTTCGCAGCCGAAGGCGCCCGCGTCACCCTGGTCGGTCGCGACGCAACGCGCGCCCGCGAGGCCGCGGCGCAGTGGTTCGACCCGGACGCCGTGCGCGTGGTGATCGGCGATGTGGCCGACCCGGCGGTGCGCCGCGAAGCGGTCGACCTCACCGTCGCGGCGTTCGGCGGTCTCGACGTGCTCGTGAACAACGCCGGAACGACCGTGCGCGGCCGCCCGGAAGACTACGCGCTCGATGACTACGCGCACGTGCTCGACGTGAACCTCACCGCGGCCTTCGCCATGAGCCAGCTCGCCTATCCCCATCTGAAGGCGTCGACGCACGGACGCATCATCAACATCGCCTCGCTCACCAGCTTCTTCGGCAGCCCCTTCTCGCTGCCGTACGCGGTGAGCAAAGGCGGCATCGTCTTGTTGACCAAGAGCCTCGCCGTGGCCTGGGGCGCCGATGGCATCACCGTGAACGCCATCGCCCCCGGCTGGATCGACACCGATCTGACCGTGGGAACGCGCGCGCTCCTCCCTGACCTCGAGGCGTCTGTGGTGAAGCGCACGCCGCTGCACCGCTGGGGAACTCCCGGCGACGTCGGCCCCGTCGCGGTCTTCCTTGCCAGCCCAGGCGCAGCCTTTGTCAACGGCACCGTCATCCCGGTTGATGGCGGCTACTCGGCCACCCTTTAGGAGCAGCTCGATGATCCGTCAGCGTCCCCTCACCGCAACCTCCGACCTCCAGACCTTCGCCGCCGCCTACGAGGCCAACGGTGGTCACCCCGTGTCGCTCGAGTACCTGCAAGCCAGCCTGGTCTACGGCTGCTTCGACGGCGACCAGATGGTCGGGGGCTATGTCGTCAACGAATCCGACGATCTGCGCGCGCTGCACGACATGCCGGAGGCCGATGTCCAGCGCATCCGAGAGCGGTTCGAGGGGCAGCACCCCTACGAGGTCATGTGTCTGTGGGTCATTCCTCAGCTGCGCCGTCAGCCGAAGGGAACGGTCGTCTGGCTGATGGGCATCTTCCAGTACGCGCGCCGGATCCGGCGGCCGCTGCTGATCAGCACCGTGCACGAGCAGCTCCTGCACCTGTACGAGGTGGCGCATCCGACCATTCTCTATCGCGGAGAGATCGCCATGCCGGACGGCACAACGCTTCCCAAGTACGTGCTCACGTTCGAGCACTGGTGGCAGGTTGTTGAGGGGGTCGCCGAAGAGGTCGTCCGACGCACCACCCGCACCCTGCGCAACGCCTTCGAGCACGGCGGCTCGAGCAGCCATGCGAACGAAGGCGCGACGGCGCACGCAGCCGAGGGGGGCGCACCGTCGCCGCGCGCTCGAGAGCGTCTCGCGCTCTACGGCGGTCAACCGATTCGCACGAAGCCCTGGCCGACCTACGACAAGGGGTTCGTGATGGTCGACGACGACGACGTGCGCGCCGCCGAGGAAGTTGTGCGCAGCCGTCGGCTCTTCCGCTACGACACCCGCCCGTTCGAGGAGTCGCAGGCCGGGCAGCTCGAGCTCGAGATGGCGAAGTACCTGGGAGCCCGCTTCGCGGTGGCCACCACCAGCGGAACCACTGCCCTGTCTCTGGCCCTTCTCGGCCACGGCATCGGTCGCGAAGATACGGTCGCCGTACCCGCCTTCACGTTTCCCGGCGCGGCGAGTGCGGTCTATCTGTCGGGGGCGCGGCTGCGACTGATCGAGGTCGACGAGAACCTCAACATGGACGTATCCGATCTCGCCACGAAGCTCGATGGCCTCTCGGCCGTCATCGTCTGCCACATGCGGGGCGTCGCGAGCAGCATCGAGGAGATCCGTCGCATCACGGCAGCGCGGGGCATATTGCTGGTGGAGGACGCCGTCCCCGTGTTCGGCACCACCTACAACGGCCGCATGCTCGGCACGTTCGGCGACGCCGGCTGCTTCTCGTTTCAGTCTGACAAGGCCATCTGCTGTGGCGAAGGAGGCCTGGTGGTGACACCCGACCAGACCGCCTTCGAGCGCATGGCTCGCATGGCGGGAACCTTCGAAGGGCGCTTGCGCCGCCATACCGATGGCTTTGGCGTCGAGAAGATCACCGACGGGCGCGAAGCCCCCATTCTCAGCTGGCGTCTCGACGAGATGCGCGCGGCGCTGGCGCGGGTGCAGCTGCGCAGAGCGTCGGCGCGGCATGCGCGCGCGCTCGCGAACTACGCGGCGGTGTCTGCGGCGGTGGACGCGCTGCCCGGCTGGCGCCGCCGCGTCTGTCCCGGAGCACCGGACGGGATTGCGGGTGACTCGCTCATCGTGCGGCCGCCGGATGACATCGACGGACACGTCATCGTCGAGGCGCTGCGCGCCGAGGGCATCGACGCGCGCCTCTTCAACGATCCGCTCGAGAACAACGCGCGCTGCTTCCTGCAGTGGCGCTTCGCTTTTCCTCACCTGAGCGATGACGAGGTGCTCGCCCTGGCGCCCCGCACGGCGGCCCTGCTCTCGCACGCCGTCGACATCCCGCTGTCGCCGCTCATGACCGAAGAAGACCGAAGCGACCTTGTCCGCTCGCTCGAGAAGGTGGCGGGCTGGCTGTGGGCGGCACCCGCCGCCGACTGAGCCGCCGCGCCCATGAGGGACATGCGACCTCGCCTGTAGAAGGCCCCCTGCGCCCCCAACCGCCGCATCACCTCGACGAACACGCGTTCTCGAGCCTGCCGCGATCGGGTTGCGGCGTCCAGCGTTCCAGC
This is a stretch of genomic DNA from Pseudomonadota bacterium. It encodes these proteins:
- a CDS encoding SDR family oxidoreductase, encoding MSTANTSPLRVIVTGGTAGIGLGIARAFAAEGARVTLVGRDATRAREAAAQWFDPDAVRVVIGDVADPAVRREAVDLTVAAFGGLDVLVNNAGTTVRGRPEDYALDDYAHVLDVNLTAAFAMSQLAYPHLKASTHGRIINIASLTSFFGSPFSLPYAVSKGGIVLLTKSLAVAWGADGITVNAIAPGWIDTDLTVGTRALLPDLEASVVKRTPLHRWGTPGDVGPVAVFLASPGAAFVNGTVIPVDGGYSATL